The DNA region GCAGCAAGGTTTCACCCTTATCGAAATCATCGCGGTTCTGGTCATCCTCGGCATCCTCGCCGCCGTGGCCATCCCCAAGTACAACAGCCTGCAGCAGCAGGCCCGCATCCGCGGCGCCCAGGGCATTATTGCTGGTGCCATGTCCCAGCTTTCCCTGACCTACTCCGAGCAACTGCTGAATGCCGGCACCCAGACTGGCGGTGATGGTGGTGACACGATTTGTGATGATGTAGCGGTCACTGGTGACTATACCCTGGAGTGTTCTACTGACACTCTGGATCAGAACATTACGATTACGGTTTC from Oceanidesulfovibrio marinus includes:
- a CDS encoding type IV pilin protein; the encoded protein is MKKQQGFTLIEIIAVLVILGILAAVAIPKYNSLQQQARIRGAQGIIAGAMSQLSLTYSEQLLNAGTQTGGDGGDTICDDVAVTGDYTLECSTDTLDQNITITVSGGGLDENQTELWRSPDQ